Genomic DNA from Pelorhabdus rhamnosifermentans:
TCACTATAATAAAGTGTGGTACATTTGGCAAATATTTGGCAACGATGGTGAAAAGAGGAGTTTCATACGGTATGAATTGTAAACAGTTTTATTATGGCATTATGATGATGGTGTTTTGTTTTATGCAGATCCCCGTGACAAGCGCAGCTCAAGCAGATAGTGTCCGCGTGACTTGGCCGCTCAGTGCAGATGCCGTTACTTATGAATTGGAAATAACGGATCAATATTTTCCAGCAGGAAATACAGCTGCACCAGAAAGTCATAGAATTGAGGATTCTACTGTGCCAACACCGGGAGCACAAATTCCGCTGCATTTTAAACAGAATGTAGACAAATTGTGGTGGCGGGTGCGGGCCTTAGATGTTTCGGGTCAGCCGATTACAGATTATAGTGAATCGCAGCGTTTGAGTAAAGGCGAAATGGATGCCGAGTCGCCGCTGCCTTTGACGACTTATCCTGATGATGCTGCTGTTCCCCTGTATCCAGCTTATTCTTGGGTTGCTGTACCTGGCGCGGCAGGGTATGATGTGGAAATATTAAACGTTCCTTTAGATGATACCGAAAATAGTTGGCCGAGGCAGCGGATTGAACGGATTCATGTCGACGGAGGCGATAGCTTTGATAGCTATGATTGGCATAGCTATGCTACTGATGGCACGTATTACTGGCGCGTGCGTGCCGTTGACAGTGAGGGGCAGTCAATTGGAAAATGGTCGCCTGTTACAGCTTTTACGGTTTCAACGCAAGGCTATAGTATAGCAGCACTTGGTGATAGCATTACCCATGGCGGTGGTGCCATCTCCTCACCGCCTGGAACGCCACTATATGATTGGACTCAATCGGTTACTTTACCAGTAAAAAACTTGGGTAAAAGCGGTGATACAACAGAGGCGATACTGGAACGGTTTGATCAAGATGTGTTACCTTTTCATCCGAAAATTTTAATTATTGCTGGTGGAATTAATGACATTCGGGATGGAGACGATGCTAGTCAGATTATTAGTAATTTACGTGCACTTAGACAGAAATGTCTTGACTTTCATATTACGCCTGTCTTTGTCACACTAGCTCCGATTAATCCGCCCCGCATTGCTATTATGATCGGTCAACCGCTGCCGCCTCAATGGAAAAACAATTGGCAGGCTGTAAATGGTTGGATTTTAGCTCAGCCTAACGCTGTTGATACTGTTTCATTGCTCAAAAATCGGCAGGGTCTACTTCCGGATCGGTTGTCTGCCGATGGTCTTCATCCCGATAGTGAGGGCAAACGACTGATTGGACAGGCTGTGAGTCGAAAATTATATGAGCTGCAATATTTATTACAATAGGGACCTAAGTTCAATAATAGAAGCGTACTGAAAGGGAAATTTCAGTACGCTTCTATATTACGGGCATTCCAACGTACTACTTGACGTTTAATTATAGTAATACGATTCCTCGCTGGGATATGAAAGACGGCTTTAGCGATTTTTCTGATTTTTAACGGATTTTTCAGGTGTTGTAGTTGTTTTAGTGGAGACTTTAGCGGGTGCTTTTTGCGCTGTGTTCGGCAGAGTTTTTGTCGGGTCCGTAGTCTCGGCAGGAGCTTCTGGATAGGCTGCCAATCCCTGACGGAACGTCTCAATTTCGGCTAGGTTGTCATCCATACGATAGGGATGAGTGATATTGCCGTCTGCATCAAAATCGCAATGATTCCACCAAATAGCGACTTTTAGTCTGTCATATTTTCCGATCTGATCAAACATTTTTTGCATCCAAGCCGGTTTATCACCGCCAACTGAACTTGAGGCAAATTCACCGATAATGAGAGGCTGATCAAAGAGTCGGCTGTATTTTGCATAGAGAGGATCATAAATATCAGCAAATTCACGCCACTTTTCACCAGCCACAGTCGTTCCCGGATTATAGCCTGTCATACCGACAATATCGACATAGTCGTTACCAGGGTAGTAGTTTAAAAAAGAATTCCATTTTGCGCGCGGCATGGATTCATCATTAGGATTCCAAACCCATAGCACATTCGTGACTTGATTGGCTGTAAAAATGTCATAAATATGACGCCAGACGGCTTTGAATAAATCGCTGTCTTTACTAAAAAAGTAACCGGCATAAGGACACCACAAGCCGTTCATTTCATTGTCCAGGCGTAATAAAATCGGATGGCCGAAGGTTTTCACATCTTGAGCGTAATTATTAAAATAGTCATCATAGCGTCCATCTAAAATGTCATAAAGTATGCTTTGGTTATTTTGTTTATAATGAAAAGTTTGTAAGGAAAGCTCGACGAATTTTTTGTGGTCATAGGCATTTTTCAGCGAGGCAGCTGGAAAGTTTTCATCAAGTGATTGATAGCGTATGACGATAGGAAAGGTGTAATCAAGGGATGCTTCTAAATGTGTGAGGTAATCAAAATCCTCGGGAGCATTGGGCTCATACATGCCCCAGCGCAAAGGGCTGTTTTCGGAAAAAAACTTTTTTTGAAAAGCGGTTGTTTCGTCATTTAAAGGATGTTTGGTTGGACTGTAATGCTGATAAATGCCGGCAACACCTTTTTTGGGTAAGGCCTGAAAACTGGCAAGCAATTGCATTTCATTTGTGATGGGGTCTGTTGATTTAATCAAAATGGTATAAGCGTCAATACTGTTCTTAGTCAATTCAATACTGACATAATTGTTTTTATCATTTGGTACCGTTGCCAGTTTGTGGCGACTCCATTTAAGAAGGTGAATATCAAATCCATTAGAAGAAAAGTAACTGTCAGTAACAATATTATGGTCTTGTTTGTTATTAGCAAACTGATCATAATCATGTAAATAGGCGGAAGCTGTGTTAGAACCTTGATCTAAACGATCGGCATAGACTTCAATTTGTGTTTCGGCATTACTAAAGACCGTTCGAACCTCAGATAGACTCGCATCTACTTTCATATTCAGTGGATAGCAAAGGGTATAACCACCGGCAAAATCACTATAGCGATTGTACCAGGGACTGTAGGGTTCGGATTTTTTTAAATCTTCGTTAGGCAAAAGGGGATCTTCTGTTGCGACAGCGCCGTTAACAATATAGTAAGTGGGCTGAATTTCAGCGTGGGCCAGTGGCGAAAAAAGGAAGAATGAGAAGAGCGTACTGCTAAGCCAAAACGCTCGGGCTTTGAAAAACGAATGCAATATAGGTCACTATCCTTAAAATAACTAATTTATGCGCTTTGGCACATTTACCTAAAACTATAGCAAAATTTATTCCTTTTGACAATGAATGTCGAAATAAATAAGAAAAAAGCCGGGTGTTCTTTTTGTTTGTTTGCAGGAATTTTATGGTATGTACCGAACTCTATTTTGTTATAGAATATTCGTGCCCTGTTTGATTCAATGCTTTATTGTCGCAAGGGGGTATCTATGACTGAGTTGTCTAAAAGAAGGTTTGTCTTGTCTGATGAGCTACAGCTCCACGCCAAGTTATTTGATATTACGACAAGTGGGATTGTTGTTTTAACAGCAGAGGGGATTGTCATTGATGTGAATCCCGCTTTTTCTAGCATTACTGGTTATGAACGCGCCGAGGTTATTGGCGAGGACGCTAATCATTTGCCGCTCTTTCAAAAAGAAGCCTTGTTGATGAGTTGGCAAGATATATTAACTGAGATGAAAATCAAGTTATTTTGTGAAGAATTTTGTTTTGTTCAAAAAAGTGGACAGCAGCGAATCGTACGGCTGAATGTCTATCCCGTTTGGTGGGATGCTAATCAGCTTGATTTATACTTCTTAAGTTTACAGGATATTACGAAACAAAAAACAGTGGAATCTTTTCTCCAACAAAGTGAAGAAAAGTATCGAAATATTTTTAACGCGACGTCTGACATGTTGTTTATTGCAACAACAGCTGGAAAAATTCTTGATGCCAATGAGGCAGCATGCAGGATGCTTCATTATACGAAAGAAGAACTGTGTCACTTTTATATGCGTGATATAGTGGTACCGCAATTGGAAGGCAGCATAACAGAACTTGCTCATTATTTTACAACTCATGGTGCATTTGAGAACGATCTGGAGCAGCAGTATATCCGTAAAGATGGTTCCAGCGTTTTTTGTGAGCTTCATGTTACGTCTTTTGTGAGTCAGGGGCAAACATGGATTGTTGTCGCTGCGCATGATATTACAGCGCGCCTGCTTGCGCGTAACCAGCTACGTGCGAGTGAGCTTCGCTATCGATCACTTGTGCAGCAGTCGTCAGATGGTGTGTTTATTTTTGATGCCGTTACCTTGAAAATTGAAGAAGTAAACAAACAGTTTGCTAAGATGATGCGATATGAAGAGGCAGAAATGTGTACTCTAATAATCGATGATATTGTGGCTACCGCATTGGATGATGTAAAAAGTAAAATTCAGTTTATTCGGCAACATCATACGGCTTTTTTTGGTCAGCGTATTTATCGTCGCAAAGATGGTTCCGTTTTTGACGTAGAGTCTGCGATGAATGTTGTGCATTATCATGATAAGCAGGTTGTTATGGTTAATGTTCGCGATATTACAGACCGCAAGCAGTCTGAAGAACGCTTACGACTAGCGCAAACGGTTTTTGATAATACGATTGATGGCATTATCGTGATTAACCGGTTGGGAACAATTTTGTCTATTAATGAAGCATTTACAGCTTTGACAGGTTATTCAGCTGAAGATATAGTTGGTGAAGGACTAAAGTTTTTACAGTCTTGTATACACGATACTGAATTTTTAGTCGAATTATGGAGGAAGGTGCAGGCTTCAGGGCAATGGCAGGGCGAAATATGGAATAGGCGTAAGACAGGTGAAGAATTTACGGCCTGGCTCAATCTTAAGGCTGTAATGGATGGTGAAGGCAGGATAAATAAGGTTGTTGGTGTGTTCAGTGATCTTACCGCCCGTGACCACTATGTGACCCAAATACGTCATCAGGCTTTTCATGATGCATTAACGGGTTTGCCTAATCGTGCTCTCTATTATGAACGATTAGATCATTTGCTTGCTTATTCTCAGCGGACAGATCAGATGTTTGGCGTGATGTTTTTAGATTTGGATGGCTTTAAAATGGTGAATGATGAATTTGGGCATAATACGGGCGATTTATTATTACGTGCCGTTGCCGAGCGAGTGAAGTCTTGCATTCGAAGCAGCGACACGCTGGCACGAATGGGTGGGGATGAATTTACGTTGTTATTGCCGCAAATTCAACAGGTCGAGGATGTTATCACAGTGGCGCAAAAAATCATTAGCGCATTTAAACTTCCTTATAAATTGCAGCAGAGTACACATCAAGTGACAACAAGTATTGGTATCGCCTTGTATCCTTTTCACAGCCGCAGTGCTGAAACACTATTAAAACAGGCTGATACCGCCATGTATCGTGCTAAATATTCAGGTAAAAATCATTTTGTTTTATATTGAGATGTTTCATCTATTTACAATAAGATTTAATGGAGGTCCAATTATGAATAATGACAGAATGTTAAAAGAATTTTTTAAGCTAGTAAAAATGACTTGCTCCAGTGGTAAGGAACGTGAGGCAGCTGATTATGTAACAGAGCAGCTCAAAATGCTTGGCTTTTCAGTTGTAGAAGACCATCAGGCTGGCGAAAAATTTGGCGGCAATACAGGGAACGTTGTGGCGAATTTATCAGGCACAGTAGTTGGAGCACCTACGGTCATGCTAAGTGCTCATTTAGATAGTGTTGAACCATGCAGTGGCATTGATCCTGTATTAGAAGATGGTATCATTCGCTCTAAAGGTGAAACGGTTCTTGGTTCGGATGACAAAGCGGGTGTAACCGCTATTTTAGAAGGGCTTCGCATGATTCAAGAAGAGAAATTGCCGCATGGAGCCATTCAAGTCGTGTTCACCGTCGGGGAAGAAAGTGGACTAAACGGTTCACATTATATGGATAGAAGTTTATTGACAGCCGATTATGGTTATGCCCTTGATAGTGGTGGCTCAGTTGGTGAAATTTGTGTGCTGGCACCAGGACAAGACCAAATTAATGTTGTTATTCATGGTAAAAAGGCTCATGCAGGCATGGCACCTGAAGAGGGAATTAATGCCATTGTCGTGGCAGGTAAAGCCTTGGCCGAGATGAAGCAAGGACGGCTTGATTTTGAAACAACAGCTAATATTGGTATCATTGCTGGTGGCAGTGCGACGAACATTGTACCAGATGAAGTTGAGTTAAAGTGTGAAGCCCGCAGTCGTAATTTGGATAAACTAGCTGCTCAAGTGGCGCATATGAAAGAAACTTTTGAAAATGTAGCGACAGCCGAGGGGGCTGCAGCGAATGTGACTGTAACAAGAGCCTATGAGCCCTTTTCACTGGCCGAAAGCACTCTGGTTGTGCAAAACGCTGTCAAAGCCGCAAAATCTTTAGTGCTAGAATCCAAAATTGTGGGCACTGGCGGCGGGAGTGATGCCAATTATTTTAATGCTTATGGTGTTCCCTGTGCCGTTTTAGGTGTTGGTATGTCTAAGGTCCATACGACAGAGGAATTTATTAAAGAGTCGGATCTCTATCTTTCCGCTCAGTATGTTCTGGCTTTGCTACAGACTGCTGCTTCGTCCGTCTGACATTTCTAAACCATGTTCTGTTCGGTGAAACATTATAGAATAATCAGTAATGATAACCATTTTGCTGCTTTAAGTGAAATGGTTATCGTTTTATGCTAAAAACACTGGATTTTGTGCAGAATATAAGGTAACCTAAAAGAAGTGTCTATTAAGCAAAAGAAGGATTGCACGCTTTTTGTCGCGAAGTATAGGAACACGGTAAAAAACCAAATTGTGCCATGGGATAGGAACGAAAATGACAACTAATCAAAATTTAACGCATCATACGAAGAAAGATAACTTTTTGCAAGGTGCTTTTATATTGACTATTGCCGGAGTTATTGTAAAAATTATCGGCTCGGTTAATTGGATTATTTTATCACGTGTCATCGGTGGTGAAGGGATTGGCTTATACATGATGGCCTTTCCCATTTATTTACTTGCTCTGAGTGTATCATCAGCTGGTGTACCTGTGGCTATTTCTATTATGACAGCAGAGCGATTGGCTTTGCACGATTATTTGGGAGCTAAAAAGGTTTTTCGGACATCTTTGCGCCTCATGTTTGTAACAGGTGTTTTTTTTAGTATCTTGTTATATTTCGGGGCTCGCTGGCTTGTTGATTTTCATATCGTTCGGGATGCCCGCGCCTATTATGCCATACTTGCCTTAGCGCCGGCCGTGTTTTTTGTAACGATTTTGGCGAGCTACCGTGGCCATTTCCAAGGCTGGCAAACCATGACACCTACGGCTGTCTCGCAAATTGTTGAGCAACTTGTCCGTGTGGCAACGATGATTATTTTTGCTAATCTCCTTTTGCCGCGTGGACTGGAATTTGGTGCCGCGGGCGCTAGCTTCGGTGCTGCTCCGGCAGCTGCATCAGGTCTCTTAGTTTTGCTGTGGTATTCTTGGAAGATGCGAAAAAAATTTAAAAATGCTGAGCTTGAGGCGCGCCCAGAAAATTTACCACCTCTTCAGTCAAGCATGAAAATAATGAAGCGCATGATTAATTTGGCGCTGCCTGTTTCTTTTGCAAGCATTATGCTGCCTATTGTATCCAATTTAGATCTTGTGATTGTTCCCATGCGCCTTGAAGTAGCTGGCTATACGGTTTCGCAAGCGACGGAACTGTTTGGTTATTTGACAGGCATGGCCGTGCCGCTGATTAATCTTCTTACTATCTTAACGGCGTCTTTATCAACGAGTCTTGTTCCGGCTATTTCTGAAGCGGCTACACTTAAAGAAAACAGCCGCATTCAGCAGCGTATTATGGCTGCCATGCGGCTATCTAATTTGATTACGATTCCAGGTTTTATTGGTTTGGCCCTATTAGCCTATCCCATTTCAGCTATGCTGTATGGTACACCCAAAGTCGGTGGTCCCCTTGAAGTACTGTCTATTTCAGTATTCTTGCTTGGCATTCACCAAGTGACGACAGGTGTTTTACAAGGGCTGGGACACACGTATATTCCAGTAATTAATATGATTCTAGCAGCTACGATGAAAGTGTGTTTAAATTGGACCTTAACTGCTGTTCCTACGCTTGGCATTATTGGCGCTTCTTGGGCGACTGTGGCTGATGTGGGAATTGCGGCGGTCTTAAATTTGATTGTTGTGCAGCATTATACAGGTTGTAGCATTAATATTCGCGATACAAAGAAGATTAG
This window encodes:
- a CDS encoding GDSL-type esterase/lipase family protein, whose protein sequence is MNCKQFYYGIMMMVFCFMQIPVTSAAQADSVRVTWPLSADAVTYELEITDQYFPAGNTAAPESHRIEDSTVPTPGAQIPLHFKQNVDKLWWRVRALDVSGQPITDYSESQRLSKGEMDAESPLPLTTYPDDAAVPLYPAYSWVAVPGAAGYDVEILNVPLDDTENSWPRQRIERIHVDGGDSFDSYDWHSYATDGTYYWRVRAVDSEGQSIGKWSPVTAFTVSTQGYSIAALGDSITHGGGAISSPPGTPLYDWTQSVTLPVKNLGKSGDTTEAILERFDQDVLPFHPKILIIAGGINDIRDGDDASQIISNLRALRQKCLDFHITPVFVTLAPINPPRIAIMIGQPLPPQWKNNWQAVNGWILAQPNAVDTVSLLKNRQGLLPDRLSADGLHPDSEGKRLIGQAVSRKLYELQYLLQ
- a CDS encoding glycoside hydrolase family 26 protein: MPNEDLKKSEPYSPWYNRYSDFAGGYTLCYPLNMKVDASLSEVRTVFSNAETQIEVYADRLDQGSNTASAYLHDYDQFANNKQDHNIVTDSYFSSNGFDIHLLKWSRHKLATVPNDKNNYVSIELTKNSIDAYTILIKSTDPITNEMQLLASFQALPKKGVAGIYQHYSPTKHPLNDETTAFQKKFFSENSPLRWGMYEPNAPEDFDYLTHLEASLDYTFPIVIRYQSLDENFPAASLKNAYDHKKFVELSLQTFHYKQNNQSILYDILDGRYDDYFNNYAQDVKTFGHPILLRLDNEMNGLWCPYAGYFFSKDSDLFKAVWRHIYDIFTANQVTNVLWVWNPNDESMPRAKWNSFLNYYPGNDYVDIVGMTGYNPGTTVAGEKWREFADIYDPLYAKYSRLFDQPLIIGEFASSSVGGDKPAWMQKMFDQIGKYDRLKVAIWWNHCDFDADGNITHPYRMDDNLAEIETFRQGLAAYPEAPAETTDPTKTLPNTAQKAPAKVSTKTTTTPEKSVKNQKNR
- a CDS encoding PAS domain S-box protein translates to MTELSKRRFVLSDELQLHAKLFDITTSGIVVLTAEGIVIDVNPAFSSITGYERAEVIGEDANHLPLFQKEALLMSWQDILTEMKIKLFCEEFCFVQKSGQQRIVRLNVYPVWWDANQLDLYFLSLQDITKQKTVESFLQQSEEKYRNIFNATSDMLFIATTAGKILDANEAACRMLHYTKEELCHFYMRDIVVPQLEGSITELAHYFTTHGAFENDLEQQYIRKDGSSVFCELHVTSFVSQGQTWIVVAAHDITARLLARNQLRASELRYRSLVQQSSDGVFIFDAVTLKIEEVNKQFAKMMRYEEAEMCTLIIDDIVATALDDVKSKIQFIRQHHTAFFGQRIYRRKDGSVFDVESAMNVVHYHDKQVVMVNVRDITDRKQSEERLRLAQTVFDNTIDGIIVINRLGTILSINEAFTALTGYSAEDIVGEGLKFLQSCIHDTEFLVELWRKVQASGQWQGEIWNRRKTGEEFTAWLNLKAVMDGEGRINKVVGVFSDLTARDHYVTQIRHQAFHDALTGLPNRALYYERLDHLLAYSQRTDQMFGVMFLDLDGFKMVNDEFGHNTGDLLLRAVAERVKSCIRSSDTLARMGGDEFTLLLPQIQQVEDVITVAQKIISAFKLPYKLQQSTHQVTTSIGIALYPFHSRSAETLLKQADTAMYRAKYSGKNHFVLY
- a CDS encoding M20/M25/M40 family metallo-hydrolase; translation: MNNDRMLKEFFKLVKMTCSSGKEREAADYVTEQLKMLGFSVVEDHQAGEKFGGNTGNVVANLSGTVVGAPTVMLSAHLDSVEPCSGIDPVLEDGIIRSKGETVLGSDDKAGVTAILEGLRMIQEEKLPHGAIQVVFTVGEESGLNGSHYMDRSLLTADYGYALDSGGSVGEICVLAPGQDQINVVIHGKKAHAGMAPEEGINAIVVAGKALAEMKQGRLDFETTANIGIIAGGSATNIVPDEVELKCEARSRNLDKLAAQVAHMKETFENVATAEGAAANVTVTRAYEPFSLAESTLVVQNAVKAAKSLVLESKIVGTGGGSDANYFNAYGVPCAVLGVGMSKVHTTEEFIKESDLYLSAQYVLALLQTAASSV
- a CDS encoding putative polysaccharide biosynthesis protein, with the translated sequence MTTNQNLTHHTKKDNFLQGAFILTIAGVIVKIIGSVNWIILSRVIGGEGIGLYMMAFPIYLLALSVSSAGVPVAISIMTAERLALHDYLGAKKVFRTSLRLMFVTGVFFSILLYFGARWLVDFHIVRDARAYYAILALAPAVFFVTILASYRGHFQGWQTMTPTAVSQIVEQLVRVATMIIFANLLLPRGLEFGAAGASFGAAPAAASGLLVLLWYSWKMRKKFKNAELEARPENLPPLQSSMKIMKRMINLALPVSFASIMLPIVSNLDLVIVPMRLEVAGYTVSQATELFGYLTGMAVPLINLLTILTASLSTSLVPAISEAATLKENSRIQQRIMAAMRLSNLITIPGFIGLALLAYPISAMLYGTPKVGGPLEVLSISVFLLGIHQVTTGVLQGLGHTYIPVINMILAATMKVCLNWTLTAVPTLGIIGASWATVADVGIAAVLNLIVVQHYTGCSINIRDTKKISLAAAIMGAIIYFGYSMMMQQCGNNIIATLGASFLGMVIYAILLVVLKCVEHSDIERMPVVGKKLAQVLVKAGLLR